The following coding sequences lie in one Deinococcus aerolatus genomic window:
- the rsmA gene encoding 16S rRNA (adenine(1518)-N(6)/adenine(1519)-N(6))-dimethyltransferase RsmA, whose product MTPDPPTSPNPTPPAPLYSPARVRDLLAQHGLRPTKSLGQNFLIDGNILRAIAEAGLTGGPAEGTPVLEVGPGLGVLTREIALRGARVTALEKDEKLRPVLAETLADVDVQVVWGDALDFDYASLPQGTRVVANLPYYITGVLLSRFMHAPAIVSATVLVQKEVGQRLASRPGDDNYGFLSALAALYGTVRHVRDVPKGAFFPAPDVTSSVIRLDFDRSRPPPPAALLKFVEAALHHRRKTLRNNLRMIGQDAAAIDAALEALGLRPDVRAEDVPLGALRDLAERLGVLG is encoded by the coding sequence ATGACCCCAGACCCGCCCACCAGCCCGAACCCCACCCCACCCGCACCCCTGTACTCGCCCGCACGGGTACGCGACCTGCTGGCGCAGCACGGCCTGCGCCCCACCAAGAGCCTGGGACAGAATTTCCTGATCGACGGCAACATCCTGCGTGCCATTGCCGAGGCAGGGCTGACGGGCGGCCCGGCCGAGGGCACCCCGGTGCTGGAGGTCGGCCCCGGCCTGGGCGTGCTGACCCGCGAGATCGCCCTGCGCGGCGCGCGCGTTACCGCGCTGGAAAAGGACGAGAAGCTGCGACCGGTGCTGGCCGAGACGCTGGCCGACGTGGACGTTCAGGTGGTCTGGGGCGACGCGCTGGATTTCGATTACGCCTCGCTGCCGCAGGGCACGCGGGTGGTGGCCAACCTGCCGTACTACATCACCGGGGTGCTGCTGTCGCGGTTCATGCACGCGCCCGCCATCGTCTCGGCCACCGTGCTGGTGCAGAAGGAGGTTGGGCAGCGGCTGGCCTCCAGGCCGGGAGACGACAACTACGGCTTTCTGAGTGCGCTGGCCGCGCTGTACGGCACGGTCCGGCATGTCCGGGACGTGCCCAAGGGGGCGTTCTTTCCAGCCCCCGACGTGACCAGCAGCGTGATCCGGCTGGACTTTGACCGCTCCCGGCCACCGCCCCCCGCCGCCCTGCTGAAGTTTGTGGAGGCGGCCCTGCACCACCGCCGCAAGACGCTGCGCAACAACCTGCGGATGATCGGGCAGGACGCGGCGGCCATCGACGCGGCGCTGGAGGCCCTCGGCCTGCGTCCGGACGTGCGGGCCGAGGACGTGCCGCTGGGCGCCCTGCGCGATTTGGCCGAACGGCTGGGCGTGCTAGGGTAA
- a CDS encoding chloramphenicol acetyltransferase translates to MLRPLDLTTWPRRQIYQHFRQNPCTFNVTVSVDVTSFRERLKERGWPFVPALIYSICAVVNRLPALRMGLLDGTQPGIWDSVLPLYTVVHPETETFSALWTELGSSLGEFLEHHHADAQHYGPLPDYLPKPGTPPNALNISVTPWLGFSAFELNIQDAADYLLPVVTVGRYERSAGRLRMPVALRANHAACDGIHIAQFYQELQRELDAFMPQS, encoded by the coding sequence ATGCTGCGCCCCCTTGACCTGACCACCTGGCCCCGTCGCCAGATTTATCAGCACTTCCGGCAGAACCCCTGCACATTCAACGTCACGGTCTCTGTGGACGTGACGTCGTTCAGGGAACGGCTGAAAGAAAGAGGGTGGCCCTTCGTTCCCGCCCTGATCTATTCCATCTGCGCGGTGGTCAATCGGCTCCCCGCGCTGAGGATGGGCCTGCTCGACGGCACCCAGCCCGGCATCTGGGACAGCGTCCTGCCCCTCTACACCGTCGTTCATCCGGAGACAGAGACCTTTTCGGCGTTGTGGACAGAGCTGGGCAGCAGCCTCGGTGAATTTCTGGAACACCATCATGCCGACGCCCAGCACTACGGCCCGCTGCCGGACTATCTGCCCAAACCAGGGACGCCGCCCAACGCGCTGAACATCTCGGTCACGCCGTGGCTGGGCTTCAGCGCGTTCGAGCTGAACATTCAGGATGCAGCGGATTATCTATTGCCCGTTGTCACAGTGGGACGCTACGAGCGAAGCGCGGGGCGGTTGCGAATGCCGGTGGCGCTGCGCGCCAACCACGCCGCCTGCGACGGCATTCATATCGCGCAGTTTTACCAGGAGCTGCAGCGGGAACTGGACGCCTTCATGCCCCAGTCCTAA
- a CDS encoding carbohydrate kinase family protein, whose amino-acid sequence MKFYVIGDVTVDHLYHLNKLPRPGEEVTPLRASMKPGGAGGTIAVTLARLGHTVTLAACVGDDPFADYALSRVRESGVSEAAIQRSASHLTSTITLMQTADGQRTMISDGAANRQLDPAKLKKKDVEVCDALIVNAYSLIEGPQREFTLQAVEYARNAKKDVPVFIDLGTGAVNKVGTGLRDEALRSNYLTLNQHELQALTGTRSISAALKQLGEAGAQRVVVKVGKMGSIIWTPTETELVDAVPPQGAAVVDSTGAGDTFTATFAHAILSGASMAESARAANAAGALAATGFGAQEHPITAADLAVAVPKSTRK is encoded by the coding sequence TTGAAGTTCTACGTAATCGGCGACGTGACCGTTGACCACCTGTATCACCTGAACAAACTGCCCCGGCCCGGCGAGGAAGTGACTCCCCTGCGCGCCAGCATGAAGCCCGGCGGCGCGGGCGGCACCATTGCCGTGACGCTGGCCCGGCTGGGCCACACCGTCACGCTGGCCGCCTGTGTCGGCGACGATCCCTTTGCCGACTACGCTCTGAGCCGCGTGCGCGAGAGCGGCGTCAGTGAGGCCGCCATCCAGCGCAGCGCCAGCCACCTGACCAGCACCATCACGCTGATGCAGACCGCCGACGGCCAGCGGACCATGATCAGCGACGGCGCGGCCAACCGGCAGCTGGACCCGGCCAAACTGAAGAAGAAGGACGTGGAGGTGTGCGACGCCCTGATCGTCAACGCCTACAGCCTGATCGAGGGGCCGCAGCGCGAATTCACCCTGCAGGCCGTCGAGTACGCCCGCAACGCCAAGAAAGACGTGCCGGTCTTTATCGATCTGGGCACCGGCGCCGTCAACAAGGTGGGCACCGGCCTGCGCGACGAGGCGCTGCGCTCGAACTACCTGACGCTCAACCAGCACGAACTTCAGGCGCTGACCGGAACCCGTTCGATCAGCGCGGCGCTGAAGCAACTGGGCGAGGCCGGGGCGCAGCGGGTGGTGGTCAAGGTGGGCAAGATGGGCAGCATCATCTGGACCCCCACCGAGACTGAGCTGGTCGACGCCGTGCCGCCGCAAGGCGCCGCGGTGGTGGATTCCACCGGTGCGGGCGATACCTTTACCGCCACTTTTGCCCACGCGATCCTGTCGGGGGCCAGCATGGCTGAGAGTGCGCGCGCCGCCAACGCCGCTGGAGCGCTGGCCGCCACCGGCTTCGGCGCGCAGGAACACCCGATCACCGCCGCCGATCTGGCCGTCGCGGTCCCGAAAAGCACCAGGAAGTAG